One Mauremys mutica isolate MM-2020 ecotype Southern chromosome 9, ASM2049712v1, whole genome shotgun sequence DNA segment encodes these proteins:
- the COMMD2 gene encoding COMM domain-containing protein 2 codes for MLLVLSEEHKEHLGFLTQVDSAVVGEFGRIAVEFLRKGTNPKIYEGAARKLNVSSDVIQHGVEGLTYLLTEGSKLMISEIDFQDSVLVLGFSEELNKLLLQLYLDNRKEIRSILGELAPKLPSYHSLEWRLDVQLASRSLRQQIKPAVTIKLHLDQNGDQTTKILQTDPATLLHLIQQLEQALGEMKTNHCRRIVRNIK; via the exons ATGCTGCTGGTGCTGTCGGAGGAGCACAAGGAGCACCTGGGCTTCCTGACCCAGGTGGACAGCGCAG TTGTTGGTGAATTTGGCCGTATCGCCGTGGAGTTCTTAAGAAAAGGCACCAACCCGAAAATCTACGAAGGAGCCGCAA GAAAACTTAATGTTAGTAGTGACGTTATTCAGCATGGAGTTGAGGGATTAACATATCTTCTCACTGAGGGCTCCAAGCTCATG ATTTCTGAGATAGACTTCCAAGACTCAGTACTTGTTCTGGGATTCTCAGAAGAATTGAACAAATTATTGCTCCAGCTTTACCTTGACAACAGAAAGGAGATCAGAAGCATTCTTGGTGAACTGGCACCAAAGCTTCCCAGTTACCACAGCCTTGAATGGAGACTAGATGTGCAG CTTGCCAGCAGAAGTCTGAGACAACAGATTAAACCAGCTGTCACTATAAAGCTACACCTTGATCAAAATGGAGATCAGACAACCAAAATATTACAAACTGACCCTGCTACTCTGCTCCACCTAATTCAGCAACTGGAACAAGCCTTGGgggaaatgaaaacaaatcatTGTAGGCGAATAGTCCGCAACATCAAATAA